The nucleotide window TCGGACTCCAGCTTCTCGCGCCACAGCCCGCCCTCGCCGGTGTGGTTGTAGACGACGTCGACGATGACCTCGATGTCGCGCTTGTGCAGCTCCTCCACCATCCACTTGAACTCGTCGATGACCTGGTGGGGCAGCTTGTGCGCGGCGTAGGAGACCTCCGGCGCGAAGAAGTTGATGGTCTGGTAGCCCCAGTAGCCGCCATCCAGCGGCTTCTCGTGGATGGGGAGCAGCTCCACGGCGGTGATGCCCAGGTCCTTGAAGTAGTCGGCCTTCTCGCCCATGCCCCGGTAGGTGCCCGGGAAGCGCACGCCGCTGGCCGGGTCCGCGGTGAAGCCCTTGGCGTGGACCTCGTAGACGATGAGGTCCTGCCACTTGTGGCCCGCCCACTGCTCGTCCTCGCGGTTGGCGCGGTACTGCCGCTCCACCTCGCCCCACGTGTATCCGCTCTGCACCAGCACGCTCTTGGCGGAGGCCGCGTACGTCACCTCGTTGCGCGCGGGGCCGCTGGCGGTGCTGCCCTTGCTCCAGTCGTGGTCGCGGTGCAGCGCCTTCGAGTACGGGTCCGTCAAGAGCTTGTTCGGATTGAAGCGGTTGCCATACACGTCCGCGTCCGAGCGGAAGCCGTGGATGGAGCCGGGGAACCAGCGCGGGTCGAACTCCCAGTTGGGGCCCCAGGCGCGAAAGCCGTAGTGCTGCCCCAGACCCACGCCCTCCACGTAGACGTTCCACACGTCCCCGTAGCGGGTGAGCTGATACGTGCGCGAGGGCGAGTTCACCTCCGGGTCGTCGAACAGGAGCAGCTCGATGCGCGTCGCGTTCTCCGAGTACAGGGCGAAGTTGACACCCTGATCCACGAAGGTGGCGCCCATGTGCTTCAGGGACTCCACGTCCTCCACCGTGTAGCTCGGGGCACGCGCCTCGCTGTGATACAGCCGGACGTAATCGCTCTCGCTGCACCCGAGGGCGAACAGCAGCGAGACCAGGGTCATGCCCCTCGGAAGGGACCAGCGGGGAGTGCTCATGCGGTGGGGTAGACCTCGACGAACCAGGTGCCGGCTTCCATAACAAGCGACTTCCAGGGCTGACAAGGCGGCCATCCCCGCCCCGTCCCCCTCCGGGCATTGGTACGGCCGCCGGAAACTTCCGGATGACTTCCATCGAAAATAACGCACTGCGCCCAACCGGGGAGGTTTGGGGAAAGCGCGAGGCTCCGGGTAAGGTGCGCGGCCGTTCTCCCCCCATTTTTTCGAGAGCGTCTTGTCCGAAGTCACCCTGAACGGCATCAAGAAGTCGTTTGGCTCCAACCTCATCGTGAAGGGCGTGGACCTTCAGGTGGGTCAGGGCGAGTTCCTGGTCATGGTGGGCCCGTCCGGCTGCGGGAAGACGACGCTCCTGCGGCTCATCGCGGGGCTGGAGCAGGTGGACGCCGGCGACGTGAGCATCGGCGGCAAGCGGGTCAACGACGTGGCGCCACGCGACCGTGACGTGGCGATGGTGTTCCAGTCGTACGCGCTCTACCCGCACATGACGGTGCGCGAGAACCTGGCCTTCGGCCTGACGCTGCGAAAGCTCCCCCAGGCGGAGATCGACTCGCGCGTGGCGGAGGTCGCCTCGATGCTGGAGCTGGGGCACCTGCTGGAGCGCAAGCCCAAGGCACTGTCGGGTGGACAACGTCAGCGCGTGGCCATGGGCCGCGCCATCGTCCGGCGGCCCCAGGTGTTCCTCTTCGACGAGCCCCTGTCCAACCTGGACACGGCGCTGCGCGTGCAGATGCGCGGGGAGCTGGCGCGGCTGCACCGCCGGCTGGGCGCGACGATGATCTACGTCACGCACGACCAAGTGGAGGCCATGACGCTGGCCACCCGCGTGGCCGTCTTCAACGGCGGCGTGTTGCAGCAGGTGGGCCCGCCGCTGGAGCTCTACAACCGCCCGGCCAACCGGTTCGTGGCGGGCTTCTTGGGCTCGCCGGCGATGAACTTCCTGGAGGCCCGGCGCGACGGCGGGAGCCTCGTGGGCAAGGGCTTCACCCTGCTGAGCCCGCAGGACCTGCCCGCTGGAGGTGAGCGGGTGCTGGTGGGCTTGAGGCCTCAAGATTTGCGCGTGGCGGCGCTGGGGCCCCTGTCCGGCACGGTGGACGCGGTGGAGCGGCTGGGGTTCGACGGTTACGCCTTCGTCACGACGGAGGCGGGCCCGGTGGCCGCGCGTTTCGACAAGGGCACCCACGTCTCGGTGGGGGACAAGGTGGCGCTCGCGCCCGTCGCCGACGCGCTGCATGTCTTCAGCGAGGACGGCGCCGTGGCCCTGCGCCATCCCACCCAGCGCGAGACGCTGGAGGTGGCGTCTTGAGGAGACTCTGCGCCCTGGTGCTCCTCGCGGCGGCCTGGTGCGCGCACGCGGCGGAAGGCCCGGCGCCCCTCAAGCTGTGGCACGCGTACCGGGGCGGTGAGGAGACGGCGCTGCTGGAGGCGACGAACCTCTTCACGAAGGAGACGGGCGTGCGGGTGGACCTGCTCGCCCTTCCCTATGACGCCTACGGGGCCAAGCTGACCAACGCCATCCCGCATGGCGCGGGCCCGGACGTCTTCATCTTCAACCACGAGCGGCTGCGCAACTTCCACTCGCAGAACCTGGTGGCGCCCACCACGGGCCCCTTCCAGCGCGCGGACTACTTCGCCAACACAGTGGAGGCGCTGGAGGTGGATGGCCAGGTGTTCGGCTATCCGATGTCGCTCAAGTCGCTGGCGCTCTACGTCAACACGAAGCTCGTCCCCCGGCCGCCCGCGACGACGGCGGAGCTGCTGGCGCTGTTGCCCACGCTGTCCAACCCCGCGGAGGGCCGCTTCGGCCTCGCGTACGAGAGCGGGGACTTCTACTTCCACGCGCCCTTCCTCTTCGGCTTCGACGGCAAGCTCTTCGACGAGGCGGGCAAGGCGAGCTTCGACACGCCGGGCATGGCGCGCTCGCTGGCGTTCGTGAAGAAGCTCCAGGACGAGAAGCTGATGCCCCAGGAGGTGAGCGGGGCGCTGGTGAAGACGCTCTTCAACGACGGCCGCGCGGCGATGATCATCAGCGGCCCCTGGTTCGCGGGGGAGATTGCCCCGTCGGTGTCCTACCGCGTGGTGGCGCTGCCCACGGTGAGCGAGACGGGCACGCCCCTGCGTCCCTTCCTGGGCGTGGAGGCCGCGTTCGTCTCGGCCCGCACGGAGCAGGCGCCGCGGGCACACCAGCTGGCGCGATTCCTGTCGCTGGGCGAGGCGTCCCGGGTGCGCACCACGGTGGGCCGGCAGATTCCGGCGGACGTGCAGGCGTACCAGCTCCAGGCGGTGAAGCACGACACGCTCATCTCGTCGTTCCGCGAGGCGGCGGTGAACGCCACGCCCATGCCCAACACGCTGGAGATGGCCCGCGTGTGGGAGCCGATGAAGCTCACCCTGCGCGCGGTGCTCCAGGGCGGCGCCCAGCCCGAGGACGCGGGCGCGCTGGCGGACCGCCGCTACCGCGCGCTGCACCGCGAGCGCCCCCCCGAGGCCAACCCCGTGCCCTGGCTGGGGCTCGCGGGGGTCATGGCGCTGGGTGGCACCGCGTGGGTGCTGCGCCGGCCCGCGCCGGGGATGACCTTCCGGCAGCGCTACCCGGACGTGGCCCGCGCGGCGAGGTACGTGGCGCCCGCGGCGGTGGGCCTGCTGGTGCTGGTGTTCATCCCGTTCTCGGTGGGCCTGGGCCTGTCGCTGTTCCACCACGACGCGGGCCAGTACACCTTCGTGGGCCTGGCCAACTTCGTCGACATCCTGGCCAGCCGTGGCTACAGCATCACCGAGCCGCTCTCGTTCTACTTCACGCTGGTGGTGACGCTGCTGTGGGCGGCGGTGAACGTGGTGCTGCACGTGAGCATCGGCCTGGGGCTGGCGCTCTTGCTCAAGGACCCGCTGCTCAAGCTGCGCGGCGTGTACCGGGTGCTGCTCATCATCCCGTGGGCGGTGCCCAACTACATCACCGCGCTGATGTGGAAGGGCATGTTCCACCAGCAGTTCGGAGCCATCAACGGGCTGCTCGTGGCGCTGGGGCTGGAGCCGGTGAGCTGGTTCACGCGCTTCTCCACCGCGTTCGCGGCCAACGTGGCCACCAACACGTGGCTGGGCTTCCCCTTCATGATGGTGGTGGCGCTGGGCGCGCTGCAGTCGATTCCTCCGGAGCTCTACGAGGCCGCGGAGGTGGACGGGGCCAGTCGCTGGACGCAGTTCCGGCACATCACCCTGCCCCTGCTCAAGCCCGCCATGCTGCCCGCGGTCATCCTGGGCAGCGTGTGGACGTTCAACATGTTCAACATCATCTACCTGGTGTCCGGAGGCGAGCCGGGCGGCGCCACCGACATCCTGGTCTCCGAGGCGTTCCGCTGGGCCTTCCAGCGCAACGAGCAGTACGGCTTCGCCGCCGCGTACTCGGTGCTCATCTTCGTGGTGCTCCTGGGCTGGTCGGTCTTCACCAAGCGGATGATGCGCACCGAGGAGGCGGCGTGATGAAGAAGCCCTCGGGCCTGAAGATGGCCTTCATCCACGCCGGGCTGAGCCTGATGTGCATGGTGACGCTCTACCCGGTGCTCTGGGTGGTGAAGATGGCGCTGTCGCCGTCGGATGGCCTGTCGCTCACGGCGAATCCCTTCCCGGACGCGGTGACGTTCGACCACTTCCGGGAGGTGCTGCTGAGCACCGACGTGCATGGC belongs to Myxococcus fulvus and includes:
- a CDS encoding ABC transporter ATP-binding protein produces the protein MSEVTLNGIKKSFGSNLIVKGVDLQVGQGEFLVMVGPSGCGKTTLLRLIAGLEQVDAGDVSIGGKRVNDVAPRDRDVAMVFQSYALYPHMTVRENLAFGLTLRKLPQAEIDSRVAEVASMLELGHLLERKPKALSGGQRQRVAMGRAIVRRPQVFLFDEPLSNLDTALRVQMRGELARLHRRLGATMIYVTHDQVEAMTLATRVAVFNGGVLQQVGPPLELYNRPANRFVAGFLGSPAMNFLEARRDGGSLVGKGFTLLSPQDLPAGGERVLVGLRPQDLRVAALGPLSGTVDAVERLGFDGYAFVTTEAGPVAARFDKGTHVSVGDKVALAPVADALHVFSEDGAVALRHPTQRETLEVAS
- a CDS encoding extracellular solute-binding protein gives rise to the protein MRRLCALVLLAAAWCAHAAEGPAPLKLWHAYRGGEETALLEATNLFTKETGVRVDLLALPYDAYGAKLTNAIPHGAGPDVFIFNHERLRNFHSQNLVAPTTGPFQRADYFANTVEALEVDGQVFGYPMSLKSLALYVNTKLVPRPPATTAELLALLPTLSNPAEGRFGLAYESGDFYFHAPFLFGFDGKLFDEAGKASFDTPGMARSLAFVKKLQDEKLMPQEVSGALVKTLFNDGRAAMIISGPWFAGEIAPSVSYRVVALPTVSETGTPLRPFLGVEAAFVSARTEQAPRAHQLARFLSLGEASRVRTTVGRQIPADVQAYQLQAVKHDTLISSFREAAVNATPMPNTLEMARVWEPMKLTLRAVLQGGAQPEDAGALADRRYRALHRERPPEANPVPWLGLAGVMALGGTAWVLRRPAPGMTFRQRYPDVARAARYVAPAAVGLLVLVFIPFSVGLGLSLFHHDAGQYTFVGLANFVDILASRGYSITEPLSFYFTLVVTLLWAAVNVVLHVSIGLGLALLLKDPLLKLRGVYRVLLIIPWAVPNYITALMWKGMFHQQFGAINGLLVALGLEPVSWFTRFSTAFAANVATNTWLGFPFMMVVALGALQSIPPELYEAAEVDGASRWTQFRHITLPLLKPAMLPAVILGSVWTFNMFNIIYLVSGGEPGGATDILVSEAFRWAFQRNEQYGFAAAYSVLIFVVLLGWSVFTKRMMRTEEAA